The following are encoded together in the Myxococcales bacterium genome:
- a CDS encoding recombinase family protein yields the protein RKHVIEESTVADALRQLDPLWDELFPAEQARIVQLLIERVVLAEDGIEVRFRPDGLNALATELEEKECAND from the coding sequence CGCAAGCACGTCATCGAGGAATCCACAGTCGCCGATGCTCTGCGCCAACTGGACCCGCTCTGGGACGAGTTATTCCCCGCCGAGCAAGCGCGGATCGTGCAGTTGCTGATCGAGCGCGTGGTGCTGGCCGAGGACGGCATCGAGGTACGCTTCCGGCCCGATGGCTTGAATGCCCTGGCGACCGAACTGGAAGAGAAGGAGTGCGCCAATGATTAA
- a CDS encoding sigma-54-dependent Fis family transcriptional regulator produces the protein MSQILIIDDNQTMREGMAVIIAKLGHKAFAAGNGPEGLQIFEMNHIDLVLTDLRMEGMDGLEVLEEVKSRNPDCVVMLITAYGTIETAVEAMRKGAFDFITKPFSQDELRFRVEKALEHHQLAKEKSRLEHENAYLREAERAEFRPEEMIGNSESMRRIKETIKKIAVGDSTVFIHGESGTGKELIARAIHEASSRAEGPFIKLNCAALAEGVLESELFGHEKGSFTGAYKRRLGRFELADKGTLFLDEIGDISPMIQLKLLRVMQEREFERVGGTTTIKVDVRMVTATNKDLKEEIKKGTFREDLYYRMHIIPLEVPPLRERLDDLPLLIHHFLTKLAARTRKQIRALDDAAMRQLSAYSWPGNIRELENVIEQTMVLCEGETITAADLPSFITGECKEPSWRPELGSKPLPELLDDIERDLVKEAFRLAGGVKTETARILGVKTSALYYKLEKYGLI, from the coding sequence ATGAGCCAGATACTGATCATCGACGACAACCAGACCATGCGCGAGGGCATGGCGGTCATCATCGCCAAACTGGGGCACAAGGCGTTCGCCGCCGGCAACGGGCCGGAGGGCCTGCAAATCTTCGAGATGAATCACATCGACCTGGTGCTGACCGATCTGCGCATGGAGGGCATGGACGGCCTCGAGGTGTTGGAGGAGGTCAAGTCGCGCAATCCCGATTGCGTCGTCATGCTGATCACCGCCTACGGCACCATCGAAACCGCGGTCGAGGCGATGCGCAAGGGCGCCTTCGATTTCATCACCAAGCCGTTCTCGCAGGACGAACTGCGCTTCCGGGTCGAAAAGGCGCTGGAACACCACCAGTTGGCCAAGGAGAAAAGCCGCCTCGAACACGAAAACGCCTACCTGCGCGAGGCCGAGCGCGCCGAATTTCGCCCCGAGGAGATGATCGGCAACTCGGAAAGCATGCGGCGCATCAAGGAAACGATCAAGAAAATCGCCGTCGGCGACTCCACCGTGTTCATCCACGGCGAAAGCGGCACCGGCAAGGAACTGATCGCCCGCGCGATTCACGAGGCCAGTTCGCGGGCCGAGGGGCCCTTCATCAAGCTCAACTGCGCGGCGCTTGCCGAGGGCGTACTGGAAAGCGAATTGTTCGGCCACGAAAAGGGCTCGTTCACCGGCGCCTACAAGCGGCGGCTGGGGCGGTTCGAACTGGCCGACAAAGGCACGCTGTTTCTCGACGAAATCGGCGACATCAGTCCGATGATCCAGTTGAAGCTGTTGCGGGTGATGCAGGAGCGCGAATTCGAGCGGGTCGGCGGCACGACGACGATCAAGGTCGACGTCCGCATGGTGACCGCCACGAACAAGGATCTGAAGGAAGAGATCAAGAAGGGTACGTTCCGCGAGGATCTGTATTACCGCATGCACATCATCCCGCTCGAGGTGCCGCCGCTCCGCGAACGGCTCGACGACCTGCCGCTCTTGATCCACCATTTCCTGACCAAGCTGGCGGCGCGCACGCGCAAGCAGATCCGCGCCCTCGACGACGCCGCCATGCGCCAACTCAGCGCCTACAGTTGGCCGGGAAACATCCGCGAACTGGAAAACGTCATCGAGCAGACGATGGTGCTCTGCGAGGGCGAAACGATCACCGCCGCCGATCTGCCCAGCTTCATCACCGGCGAATGCAAAGAGCCGTCGTGGCGCCCCGAATTGGGCAGCAAGCCGCTGCCCGAACTGCTCGACGACATCGAGCGGGATCTGGTCAAGGAAGCGTTCCGCCTGGCCGGCGGCGTGAAAACCGAAACGGCCCGGATTCTGGGCGTCAAGACCAGCGCCCTGTATTACAAACTCGAAAAATACGGATTGATCTGA
- a CDS encoding HAMP domain-containing histidine kinase, whose protein sequence is MARRSLLRRSILTKMLLITLAPATLLLAVISVYFYFQARTNLEDEMGRRLVGLARSAAAEVEISQVLLFQFGDENGHAYRGLVEKMRRLAHDNEASRIFVTRLDQSILFDTDDQSRIGQQMYQLTGHRRELRQVQQGLATASTMFLARDGLFYKTGYAPLLVDGAPVALVGVDADVRFFEPLRRVRRNLFLFSLFGLLLFALAVILFARRLVRPLRRLAGMAARIGDGDYGLPIAEDTGDEIEVLADTLNDMRQRIVERDRYLQMMLRGIAHEVRNPLGGMSLYCDILGDELGSRPDLVPHVDKIRQEVKSLGAVLNEFLDFTREQTPDPKKVPLDEFITELLLVYAGMAEPLGIALYKQVDEAIQEAYFDPDLVRRALHNLLLNAIQAMPEGGKLTVSAHLPSGELQICVADSGKGIPEEIRANLFTPFFTTKEKGTGLGLPFARKIMESHGGRVGLDSRVGEGTRVCLVFPQPPVEEKK, encoded by the coding sequence ATGGCGCGACGTTCGCTCCTGCGCCGCAGCATCCTGACCAAAATGCTGCTCATTACCCTGGCCCCGGCCACGCTGCTGCTGGCAGTGATCAGCGTCTATTTCTATTTCCAGGCCCGCACCAACCTCGAGGACGAGATGGGCCGGCGGCTGGTCGGCCTGGCGCGCAGCGCCGCGGCGGAAGTGGAGATTTCGCAGGTGCTGTTGTTCCAATTCGGCGACGAAAACGGTCATGCCTATCGCGGGCTGGTCGAGAAAATGCGCCGCCTGGCCCACGACAACGAGGCTTCGCGGATTTTCGTGACCCGCCTGGATCAGTCGATCCTTTTCGACACCGACGACCAAAGCCGCATCGGCCAGCAGATGTACCAATTGACCGGCCATCGCCGTGAACTCCGGCAGGTGCAGCAAGGCCTGGCGACCGCCTCGACCATGTTTCTGGCCCGGGACGGCTTGTTTTACAAAACGGGTTACGCGCCGCTACTGGTCGACGGCGCGCCGGTGGCGCTGGTCGGCGTCGACGCCGACGTGCGGTTTTTCGAGCCGCTACGCCGCGTCCGCCGCAACCTGTTCCTGTTCAGCCTGTTCGGCTTGCTGCTGTTCGCCCTGGCCGTGATCCTCTTCGCCCGCCGCCTGGTGCGCCCGTTGCGCCGCCTGGCCGGCATGGCGGCGCGCATCGGCGACGGCGATTACGGCTTGCCGATCGCGGAGGATACCGGCGACGAGATCGAGGTGCTGGCCGACACGCTCAACGACATGCGTCAGCGCATCGTGGAGCGCGACCGCTACCTGCAGATGATGCTGCGCGGCATCGCCCACGAGGTGCGCAATCCGCTCGGCGGCATGTCGCTGTATTGCGACATCCTCGGCGACGAATTGGGCTCCCGGCCGGACCTGGTGCCGCACGTCGACAAAATCCGGCAGGAGGTCAAATCCCTGGGGGCGGTCCTCAACGAGTTTCTCGACTTCACGCGCGAACAGACGCCCGATCCGAAAAAGGTGCCGCTGGACGAATTCATCACCGAATTGCTGCTGGTCTACGCGGGGATGGCCGAGCCGCTCGGCATCGCCCTGTACAAGCAGGTGGACGAGGCGATCCAGGAGGCCTACTTCGATCCGGACCTGGTGCGCCGGGCGTTACATAACCTGTTGCTCAATGCCATCCAGGCCATGCCCGAGGGCGGCAAGCTGACCGTGAGCGCGCACCTGCCGTCGGGGGAACTGCAAATCTGCGTGGCCGATTCGGGCAAGGGCATTCCGGAGGAGATCCGCGCCAACCTGTTCACGCCGTTTTTCACCACCAAGGAAAAAGGGACCGGTCTCGGCCTGCCGTTTGCAAGAAAAATCATGGAATCGCACGGCGGCCGGGTCGGGCTGGACAGCCGGGTCGGCGAAGGCACCCGCGTCTGTCTGGTGTTCCCGCAACCGCCGGTCGAGGAGAAGAAATGA
- a CDS encoding YraN family protein, whose amino-acid sequence MREWIRRLLTGSTGETAAADGRGQRGRQAEELACRHIRRRGGRVAARNWRCPAGEVDLIVVDRQALAFVEVKSRAATEFGRPAEAVHRRKRRKLEQLALLYCRQQKIDPPEIRFDIFEVVWSEPPAVEWTRGAWLAGE is encoded by the coding sequence ATGAGAGAATGGATCCGCCGCCTGTTGACCGGTTCGACCGGCGAAACGGCCGCCGCCGACGGGCGCGGGCAACGGGGACGGCAGGCCGAGGAGTTGGCTTGCCGCCATATTCGCCGGCGGGGCGGACGGGTGGCGGCGCGCAACTGGCGCTGCCCGGCGGGCGAGGTCGACCTGATCGTGGTCGATCGCCAGGCGCTGGCGTTCGTCGAGGTGAAAAGCCGCGCGGCGACGGAATTCGGCCGTCCGGCCGAGGCGGTGCATCGGCGCAAACGGCGCAAACTGGAGCAACTGGCCTTGTTGTATTGCCGGCAGCAAAAAATCGATCCGCCGGAGATCCGCTTCGATATTTTCGAAGTCGTCTGGTCGGAGCCGCCCGCCGTCGAATGGACGCGCGGCGCCTGGCTGGCGGGGGAATAA
- a CDS encoding ribonuclease HII, giving the protein MLLHERLLWRRRLCVAGIDEAGRGCLAGPVVAAAVVLPPDADLPGVTDSKLLTDRERRELLPRILRAALGVGVGVRSARRIDRTNILAETKQAMLAAVAHLPVRPDFLLIDGNQRLPTVLEQRTIVKGDRLSLSIAAASIVAKVTRDDIMLRLHERFDVYHWRENKGYGTPEHLAALRRHGPCCLHRQTFHGVGNGEP; this is encoded by the coding sequence ATGCTGTTGCACGAGCGGCTGTTGTGGCGGCGTCGTTTGTGCGTGGCGGGCATCGACGAGGCCGGCCGGGGTTGTCTGGCCGGACCGGTGGTGGCTGCGGCGGTCGTGCTGCCGCCGGACGCCGACCTGCCCGGCGTGACCGATTCCAAGCTGCTGACCGACCGGGAACGTCGCGAGCTGTTGCCGCGGATTCTTCGCGCCGCCCTGGGCGTCGGCGTCGGCGTGCGCAGCGCGCGGCGCATCGACCGGACGAACATCCTCGCGGAAACCAAACAGGCCATGCTGGCGGCGGTCGCGCATCTGCCGGTCCGGCCCGATTTTCTGTTGATCGACGGCAACCAGCGGCTGCCGACCGTGCTCGAACAGCGGACGATCGTGAAGGGCGATCGGTTGAGCCTGTCGATCGCCGCGGCGTCGATCGTCGCCAAGGTGACGCGCGACGACATCATGCTGCGGTTGCACGAACGCTTCGACGTTTATCATTGGCGCGAAAACAAGGGCTACGGCACGCCCGAGCACCTCGCCGCCCTGCGCCGGCACGGGCCGTGCTGCTTGCATCGGCAAACGTTTCATGGCGTCGGAAACGGCGAACCATGA
- a CDS encoding cytochrome c3 family protein: MKRALAGIIAVAFVMAIAGAALAVTDVIEMSKGGAAKVVKFTHKAHAGYAANDCKKCHHTGQNTNCKGCHDATGSKANGLKGKDAFHKQCKACHTAAGKGPTSCAGCHAG; the protein is encoded by the coding sequence ATGAAGAGAGCATTGGCAGGGATCATCGCGGTGGCCTTTGTCATGGCTATCGCCGGCGCGGCGCTGGCCGTCACCGACGTCATCGAGATGTCGAAGGGCGGCGCGGCCAAAGTGGTGAAGTTCACGCACAAGGCGCATGCCGGTTATGCCGCCAACGATTGCAAGAAATGCCACCACACCGGTCAAAACACCAATTGCAAAGGCTGCCATGACGCCACCGGCTCGAAAGCCAACGGTCTGAAAGGCAAAGACGCTTTCCACAAACAGTGCAAAGCTTGCCACACGGCCGCCGGCAAAGGCCCGACCTCTTGTGCGGGTTGCCACGCCGGTTGA